The following nucleotide sequence is from Primulina tabacum isolate GXHZ01 chromosome 2, ASM2559414v2, whole genome shotgun sequence.
gaattgttttccaaagaaatcctataaatagtTCTCCATTTGTAAAGGTTtgatacaattgagtagagagaaaaatattataaagtgtgtagtttggtaaattttgagagtttgagatttttactttttaccataaatttttactttttcacaacaaaaattatatattttcatgattttatttttgtaattatCTTTAATCCAAAGTTCTGACTAGGGAACCACGAGCAACCCCAGCTGCCCCCCCTACGACTCAGAGCAATGGATGAGAAGGCGGCGTCTGTGAGTACATTACCTCTACCCGTGCCCTTTCTTGAATTTCTTGCTCGAAACGGTGTGGATCCTTCAATTTACATCGCTGCTTCTCAGTCCACACCTCGTTACATTAGGTAACTTTTATTGGAATTTATAGGCGATAATTGGTTTGGTTATTGTGCCTTTCTACGAGTTCAGATCAAATTATACGATCATTCGATGCCTCTTGCCCATTAATGCCTCtcttattttaaagttttgggACTTGTTCAAGTGGCCTTGCTGGCCATGTTTTTAGTTTTACTGGTTTTCCTAGTTCTTAGGTAGTGTGTGATAAAAGGGAGGATCGAGCAATTTAGTTGGGAGTATTTCATTTATTTCCTGATGAAATAtacatttttaggaaaaaaaaatcaatcgtGATGTCCTTTCATTTGAATGCGACTCTCTCGTGACTGTAGTCATTCATTTTgttttatgttaatgatttctGTAAATTGTGTATATTTTGGTGCTCTGGGAAGACTAAAACCAGGTTGTGGAACCCGGATTACAGAAATTGAAGAGGAGGTTAAATGTAAGGTTCGAAAAGTGTCTTGGCTACCCAATTTCTATTTTCTTCAGCCTGATGTCCAAATTGCCAGCACAAAGGCTTATCAAGAAGGAAAGGTGACAACAATAACTCTCCGTTTTCGATGTCGCAAGAACGTCTGATTTTTTTGCAGAACATGAAATTTTCCATTAAGTGGGGATATGTCATACATGTCAGCTTTCTAGGTATATTCTTTTGTTGATGATATTGTTCTATTGGGGGTATTgataaattttttcttcttttttcccCTTGTAATTGCTTATTTTACTACTGTAATTCAGCTCCTTGTAGTGGCTGGCTCAATGAGGTAAGGGTACTCCGTGCTCTGATGTGTAATTTTTAATCATCTATGTTTAATGTTTCAAACTACCTGAACTAAAATCTCGAGTGTGCCCATGGTTGCTTGTCATACATTGTCTGGTCTGGACTTTCATGTTAAtgatgtatgtgtgtgtgtgtgtgtttttttttacattatatTGGTATAGAAACTGAAAGCGAAAGAGAAACTGTCTGACTCTTTTTATTAACCTTGATTCCATCTTGCAGATATATGGCATTGATGCAGCTTCTGGAGCTGCTGTAGTAGCTTTGAATGTTTTGCCAGGCGATCACATTCTTGACCTTTGTGCAGCGCCTGGTAATCTCAGATGGTTTTTACCGAAGCTTTATGTGTTTGTGACTTGGAAAAATTTATCCCAACTGATTtcgatttaattttattttcttatacatTCCTGCGTTGTGAGATCTGAGTGTTGAAATTTTAATCAAGGATGTTGACCTTGAATTAGAAGGGATGCTGCATTACATGCTGAGAAATAACATTGGAACttacttatattttaaaaggttttaatttgaaattttgtaTAGAGAATTTTTAATCATTTTGTACACATTAAAACTGTTGACAGGTTCAgcaacttaatttttttttccgctGCAGGTGCTAAACTCTGTATGATATTGGACCTCATTGGATGCTCGGGCTCAGTCACTGGTGTTGATGTTGCTAGACATAGGCTGGCAGCTTCAAGAACTATGCTGCAAAAATATGGGCTAGGTGACCGATGTCGTCTTTTTGTTGCAGATGGAACAATTTTCTCCTTTATTCCACCAAGGGTTCGGTCAAATTGTGAGTTGTGTAACGAAATAGGGCGCCTTTTAGTTTTATTTCTTCTTAAACTTAGTTTATATATGTATTCATGCTTCCTTTTCTAAGAAATATATTTCTTTGTAACAGTCTTTTTGGGAATGGAAGAAGAGTCAGAGATATACAAGGAATGGACACATCGTAGACCATGTAAAGAACGAAAGAGAGTGGCTAAAGCTAGAGAAAATGCTTCTTCTCAACCTTTTGTGAAAACTCAAGATCCCGAGCTTATATTTTATGGGAGTAATTCTGGGGTGGTTGGTTTGAGAAAATCTGAAGTGTTCCGAAGTGTTGATGATCTTGAGATTTTGCAATTTGGCTATGACAAGGTAAAGTTAGAGTACCGTTCTGAATTATGGAATTTTCCTCTTTAGGTTGGATGGAATTTGTGCTGTTTGTCACATTCTTTCTTATTTACAGACTTTTGACTGATGTAAATTTAGTTAGGTTCTTGTGGATGCAGAATGTACACATGATGGTTCAGTCAGACACATCCAGAAGTTTGAACAATGGGGTTGGGCAACACTTTCACGTCGAGTACTAGATGCTGAGAGAACTGATGACATAACTGTCCTTCAGGTTCTCatattctttaattaaatatctgATCTAGTTAGGGACTGGCGTTTCATTTTCTATTGAGAATCCTACGTTTATTTCAGTCGTACGAGTTCGGTGGATTACTCATCCACTTCCCTTGTAAACAAAAATTTTATGAGTTTAAATAAATTGTTAGTTtcctatcaaaaaaaaaaatatcacagGATCCTTCTTCCGGTACTAATCCTCACTTATTACGAATATAAAGGTGATTGCTTGTGTGTTGCAGTTGAAACTTTTGACCAATGGATTCAGATTGCTCAAGGCTGGGGGATTTCTTGTCTACAGCACCTGCAGGTGCCTCCTTAAACTCCATGAAATAATCACACCCATCATTTTTCATTAGCTTTGTATTAACATTTGACTTTTTGTTTGCCTTGTGAGGAAGTTTAACTGTTGCTCAGAATGAAGATGTGGTAGAGCAGTTCCTTTCACAAAATTTATCTGCAGGTTGGTTGTTAACCCCGTGTTTTTTTGAATCCAGGGATAATTCCTTCTCTTAGGGTTGCAGTCATTTCCATGTGATCATCAAACTAGGGGCTAGGGGAAGGATCAGAGTAGTTGCCCctttcttcaaatcttcaaGATTCAATTAATAATTTCCAAGATTCTATGTTTTTTCTCCATGTGACTCCCCCCATCTAAAATTGTGGGTTTGCCATTGAATCATACCCAACTTCCCATCTTGGTGATCCTCTTAATTATATTGTCACCGTTTTTACAGAAATGGTAGAGGTAGAAGATGCTACGGGTTGGCCTTGCATCCCTGCAAGAATACCAAAGACGCTGCGTTTTGATCCATCAACTTCGTTTACGAGTGGACTTTTCATTTCTAAGTTCACCAAGTTAACAATTCCATAACAGTTTTGTATCCTATGTATCAATCATAATTTTTTAGCTGACGATTGATAATGGTTGCTACTTAGAGAAGCACAGGCAAGTCTGCATTAAGAAATCAAGAACTGATCTGTTCGCTTGACATTTACTC
It contains:
- the LOC142536026 gene encoding uncharacterized protein LOC142536026 isoform X2; the encoded protein is MDEKAASVSTLPLPVPFLEFLARNGVDPSIYIAASQSTPRYIRLKPGCGTRITEIEEEVKCKVRKVSWLPNFYFLQPDVQIASTKAYQEGKIYGIDAASGAAVVALNVLPGDHILDLCAAPGAKLCMILDLIGCSGSVTGVDVARHRLAASRTMLQKYGLGDRCRLFVADGTIFSFIPPRVRSNFFLGMEEESEIYKEWTHRRPCKERKRVAKARENASSQPFVKTQDPELIFYGSNSGVVGLRKSEVFRSVDDLEILQFGYDKLKLLTNGFRLLKAGGFLVYSTCSLTVAQNEDVVEQFLSQNLSAEMVEVEDATGWPCIPARIPKTLRFDPSTSFTSGLFISKFTKLTIP
- the LOC142536026 gene encoding uncharacterized protein LOC142536026 isoform X1, which gives rise to MDEKAASVSTLPLPVPFLEFLARNGVDPSIYIAASQSTPRYIRLKPGCGTRITEIEEEVKCKVRKVSWLPNFYFLQPDVQIASTKAYQEGKIYGIDAASGAAVVALNVLPGDHILDLCAAPGAKLCMILDLIGCSGSVTGVDVARHRLAASRTMLQKYGLGDRCRLFVADGTIFSFIPPRVRSNFFLGMEEESEIYKEWTHRRPCKERKRVAKARENASSQPFVKTQDPELIFYGSNSGVVGLRKSEVFRSVDDLEILQFGYDKVLVDAECTHDGSVRHIQKFEQWGWATLSRRVLDAERTDDITVLQLKLLTNGFRLLKAGGFLVYSTCSLTVAQNEDVVEQFLSQNLSAEMVEVEDATGWPCIPARIPKTLRFDPSTSFTSGLFISKFTKLTIP